A window of the Pseudomonas gozinkensis genome harbors these coding sequences:
- a CDS encoding response regulator, with product MTAVELPAVPRVLIAEADPWSRDLLKQVLLNVRCDARLDLCADGQQAMTLLSEVPYDLAIVDWELPGVDGLSVLRSVRQRKRNPPLPFILMSSRNDSASVREALPLAPTAYLTKPLNMESLTERLQGLLLNAGEEVFCEVPALAPGMTLSVFLERRREQADGAPLMTDVQVAVKRSLNPNGLDLKLLEEEIRTDPQITAVLIAASNSAAQHHGAPVQTLAQALHRLGTGQSMNLILGLALKRSARLSDPCLADYAERYWGLSLHTAEYARTLARLLDLDQERCYCAGMLHRLGDLALLRCLQEWKQAGGELDEMEEVGDALAEFGAAYGSALRTRWRLPLELRELIASVYQLGGGVYSREALVMSMAAQMARLTEHEGVEELAKSRTARLLKIGLPELMRMRK from the coding sequence ATGACGGCCGTCGAATTACCCGCTGTACCCCGAGTGTTGATTGCCGAGGCCGATCCGTGGTCGCGTGACCTGCTCAAACAAGTATTGCTGAACGTGCGCTGCGATGCGCGGCTGGACCTGTGCGCCGATGGTCAGCAGGCAATGACGCTGCTCAGCGAAGTCCCCTATGACCTGGCGATCGTCGACTGGGAGTTGCCCGGCGTCGATGGCTTGAGCGTGTTGCGCAGTGTCCGCCAGCGCAAACGCAATCCGCCGCTGCCGTTCATTCTGATGAGCAGCCGCAACGACAGCGCCAGCGTGCGCGAAGCCCTGCCGCTGGCACCGACGGCCTATCTAACCAAACCCCTGAACATGGAAAGCCTGACCGAGCGCTTACAGGGATTGCTGCTGAATGCCGGCGAAGAAGTGTTCTGTGAAGTACCGGCGCTGGCGCCGGGCATGACCCTCTCGGTATTCCTCGAACGTCGCCGCGAGCAGGCCGATGGCGCACCGCTGATGACCGACGTGCAAGTGGCGGTCAAACGCAGCCTCAACCCCAACGGGCTGGATCTGAAGCTGCTGGAAGAGGAAATCCGCACCGATCCGCAGATCACCGCCGTGTTGATTGCGGCGTCCAACAGCGCCGCCCAGCACCATGGCGCGCCAGTGCAGACCCTGGCGCAGGCGTTGCATCGCCTGGGCACCGGGCAAAGCATGAACCTGATTCTCGGTCTGGCACTCAAGCGCAGCGCCCGACTCAGCGACCCGTGCCTGGCGGATTACGCCGAGCGCTATTGGGGCCTGTCCCTGCACACCGCCGAATATGCGCGCACCCTGGCGCGCCTGCTCGATCTGGATCAGGAGCGCTGCTACTGCGCCGGGATGCTCCATCGCCTCGGCGATCTGGCGTTGCTGCGTTGTCTGCAGGAGTGGAAGCAGGCCGGCGGCGAGCTGGATGAAATGGAAGAAGTCGGCGATGCGCTGGCGGAATTCGGTGCGGCGTACGGCTCGGCGCTACGCACCCGGTGGCGCCTGCCGCTGGAGTTGCGCGAGCTGATTGCCTCGGTCTACCAGCTCGGTGGCGGGGTTTACTCCCGCGAGGCGCTGGTGATGAGCATGGCGGCGCAGATGGCGCGGCTGACCGAGCATGAAGGCGTCGAGGAACTGGCGAAGAGCCGCACGGCGCGGTTGCTCAAGATCGGATTGCCGGAGCTGATGCGGATGCGCAAATAA
- a CDS encoding sulfate ABC transporter substrate-binding protein — protein sequence MSSIRRYALAALASAVFAGSAVAKDYELLNVSYDPTRELYQDYNAEFVKYWQAEHAGDTVKIQQSHGGSGKQGRAVIDGLRADVVTLALAGDIDEIAKLGKTLPADWQKRLPEASTPYTSTIVFLVRKGNPKGIKDWGDLVKNDVSVITPNPKTSGGARWNFLAAWAYGLKANGGNEAKAKEYVQTLFKHVPVLDTGARGSTITFVNNGQGDVLLAWENEAFLALKEDGGKDKFDIVVPSLSILAEPPVAVVDKNAEKKGNEQIAEAYLKHLYSPAGQEIAAKNFYRPRDKDVAAKYAQQFPKLELVTIDKDFGGWKTAQPKFFNDGGVFDQIYQAQ from the coding sequence ATGTCGTCGATTCGCCGTTACGCTTTGGCCGCCCTGGCCAGTGCTGTGTTTGCCGGTTCCGCGGTTGCCAAGGATTACGAACTGCTCAACGTGTCGTATGACCCGACGCGTGAGCTGTATCAGGATTACAACGCCGAATTCGTGAAGTACTGGCAGGCAGAGCATGCCGGCGACACCGTGAAAATCCAGCAATCCCACGGCGGTTCGGGCAAGCAGGGCCGTGCGGTGATCGACGGTCTGCGCGCTGACGTGGTGACCCTGGCCCTGGCCGGTGACATCGACGAAATCGCCAAGCTCGGCAAGACCCTGCCGGCCGACTGGCAGAAGCGTCTGCCGGAAGCCAGCACGCCGTACACCTCGACCATCGTGTTCCTGGTGCGCAAGGGCAACCCGAAAGGCATCAAGGATTGGGGCGATCTGGTCAAGAACGACGTCTCGGTCATTACCCCGAACCCGAAAACCTCCGGCGGTGCGCGCTGGAACTTCCTCGCGGCATGGGCCTACGGCCTGAAAGCCAACGGCGGCAACGAAGCCAAAGCCAAGGAATACGTACAGACTCTGTTCAAGCACGTTCCGGTCCTGGACACCGGCGCCCGTGGCTCGACCATCACCTTCGTCAACAACGGTCAGGGTGACGTGCTGCTGGCCTGGGAAAACGAAGCCTTCCTGGCGCTGAAAGAAGACGGCGGCAAGGACAAGTTCGACATCGTCGTGCCTTCGCTGTCGATCCTCGCCGAACCACCGGTGGCCGTGGTCGACAAGAACGCCGAGAAGAAGGGCAACGAGCAGATCGCCGAAGCCTACCTCAAGCACTTGTACAGCCCGGCCGGTCAGGAAATCGCCGCGAAGAACTTCTACCGTCCGCGTGACAAGGACGTAGCGGCCAAGTACGCCCAGCAGTTCCCGAAACTGGAACTGGTGACCATCGACAAGGACTTCGGCGGCTGGAAAACCGCACAGCCGAAATTCTTCAACGACGGTGGCGTGTTCGACCAGATCTATCAGGCGCAGTAA
- the oscA gene encoding sulfur starvation response protein OscA, protein MSASLRSVDGQDESTILREIQSALRDLRFGAVEITVHNAQVVQIERKEKFRLQQPGNKPS, encoded by the coding sequence ATGAGCGCATCCCTGCGTAGCGTTGACGGTCAGGACGAAAGCACCATCTTGCGCGAAATCCAGAGCGCCCTGCGCGACCTGCGTTTCGGCGCGGTGGAAATCACTGTGCATAACGCCCAGGTGGTCCAGATCGAACGCAAAGAGAAATTCCGCTTGCAGCAACCGGGCAACAAACCGAGCTGA
- a CDS encoding sulfate/molybdate ABC transporter ATP-binding protein, translating into MSIEVRNVSKNFNAFKALDNISLDIHSGELVALLGPSGCGKTTLLRIIAGLETPDNGNIVFHGEDVSGHDVRDRNVGFVFQHYALFRHMTVFDNVAFGLRMKPKNQRPTESQIATKVHELLNMVQLDWLSDRYPEQLSGGQRQRIALARALAVEPKVLLLDEPFGALDAKVRKELRRWLARLHEDINLTSVFVTHDQEEAMEVADRIVVMNKGVIEQIGSPGDVYENPASDFVYHFLGDSNRLHLGDDNHVLFRPHEVSLSRHELEDHHAAEVRDIRPLGATTRVTLKVEGQTDLIEAEVVKDHDSLTGLAKGETLFFKPKVWQKVANV; encoded by the coding sequence ATGTCGATCGAAGTGCGTAACGTCAGCAAGAATTTCAATGCGTTCAAGGCGCTGGACAACATCAGCCTGGACATCCACAGCGGTGAGCTGGTGGCATTGCTCGGCCCGTCTGGCTGCGGCAAGACCACCCTGCTGCGCATCATTGCCGGTCTGGAAACCCCGGATAACGGCAACATCGTGTTCCACGGCGAAGACGTGTCCGGCCACGACGTGCGGGATCGCAATGTCGGGTTCGTGTTCCAGCACTACGCCCTGTTTCGCCACATGACCGTGTTCGACAACGTCGCGTTCGGCCTGCGCATGAAACCGAAAAACCAACGCCCGACTGAAAGCCAGATCGCGACCAAGGTTCATGAGTTGCTGAACATGGTGCAACTGGACTGGCTGTCGGATCGTTATCCGGAGCAGTTGTCCGGTGGTCAGCGTCAGCGTATCGCCCTGGCTCGCGCCCTGGCGGTAGAGCCGAAAGTGCTGCTGCTCGACGAGCCGTTCGGCGCCCTCGACGCCAAGGTGCGTAAAGAACTGCGCCGCTGGCTGGCGCGCCTGCACGAAGACATCAACCTGACCTCGGTGTTCGTGACCCACGACCAGGAAGAGGCGATGGAAGTGGCCGACCGCATCGTGGTGATGAACAAAGGTGTGATCGAGCAGATTGGCTCACCGGGCGACGTTTACGAAAACCCGGCCAGCGATTTCGTCTATCACTTCCTCGGCGACTCGAACCGTCTGCATCTGGGCGATGACAACCACGTGCTGTTCCGCCCGCACGAAGTGTCGCTGTCGCGGCATGAGCTGGAGGATCACCACGCCGCTGAAGTCCGCGATATCCGGCCACTGGGTGCGACCACGCGGGTGACGTTGAAGGTTGAAGGCCAGACTGATCTGATCGAGGCGGAAGTGGTGAAAGACCACGACAGCCTGACCGGGTTGGCGAAGGGTGAGACGTTGTTCTTCAAGCCGAAGGTCTGGCAGAAAGTCGCCAACGTTTGA
- the cysT gene encoding sulfate ABC transporter permease subunit CysT, which yields MSRRISPVIPGFGLTLGYTLVYLSLIVLIPLAAMFIHASQLTWDQFWTIISAPRVLAALKLSFGTALCAAIINGIIGTLLAWVLVRYTFPGRKVIDAMIDLPFALPTAVAGIALTALYTPTGLVGQFAADLGFKIAYTPLGITLALTFVTLPFVVRTVQPVLADIPREVEEAAACLGAKPLQVFRHILLPALLPAWLTGFALAFARGVGEYGSVIFIAGNMPMKTEILPLLIMVKLDQYDYTGATSIGVLMLVVSFVLLLLINLLQRRIETP from the coding sequence ATGTCGCGTCGTATCTCCCCCGTCATACCCGGCTTCGGGCTGACGCTGGGCTACACCTTGGTGTACCTCAGCCTGATTGTGCTTATCCCGCTGGCGGCGATGTTCATCCACGCCTCACAGCTCACCTGGGATCAGTTCTGGACGATCATCTCCGCGCCCCGCGTGCTCGCCGCATTGAAGTTGAGCTTCGGCACCGCGCTGTGCGCCGCGATCATCAACGGCATCATCGGCACGTTGCTGGCCTGGGTGCTGGTGCGTTACACGTTCCCGGGGCGCAAGGTGATCGACGCGATGATCGATCTGCCGTTCGCCTTGCCGACCGCGGTCGCCGGTATTGCCCTGACGGCGCTGTACACCCCGACCGGGCTGGTCGGGCAGTTCGCCGCCGACCTCGGTTTCAAGATCGCCTACACCCCGCTCGGGATCACGCTGGCGCTGACCTTCGTGACCCTGCCGTTCGTGGTGCGCACGGTGCAGCCGGTGCTGGCGGACATTCCTCGTGAAGTTGAAGAAGCTGCGGCGTGCCTCGGTGCCAAACCGTTGCAGGTGTTCCGCCATATCCTGTTGCCGGCGCTGTTGCCGGCCTGGCTGACCGGTTTTGCCCTGGCGTTCGCCCGTGGCGTCGGCGAGTACGGCTCGGTGATTTTCATCGCCGGCAACATGCCGATGAAAACCGAGATCCTGCCGCTGCTGATCATGGTCAAGCTCGACCAATACGACTACACCGGCGCCACTTCCATCGGCGTGCTGATGCTGGTGGTTTCCTTCGTCCTGTTGCTGCTGATCAACTTGCTGCAGCGGCGCATCGAAACCCCATAA
- the gabT gene encoding 4-aminobutyrate--2-oxoglutarate transaminase, protein MSKTNAELMARRTAAVPRGVGQIHPIFAESAKNATVTDVEGREFIDFAGGIAVLNTGHVHPKIIAAVTEQLNKLTHTCFQVLAYEPYVELCEKINARVPGDFAKKTLLVTTGSEAVENAVKIARAATGRAGVIAFTGAYHGRTMMTLGLTGKVVPYSAGMGLMPGGIFRALYPNELHGVSIDDSIASIERIFKNDAEPKDIAAIIIEPVQGEGGFYVAPKEFMKRLRALCDQHGILLIADEVQTGAGRTGTFFAMEQMGVAADLTTFAKSIAGGFPLAGVCGKAEYMDAIAPGGLGGTYAGSPIACAAALAVMEVFEEEKLLDRCKAVGERLVTGLKAIQAKYPVIGEVRALGAMIAVELFENGDSHKPNPTAVAAVVAKARDKGLILLSCGTYGNVLRVLVPLTSPDEQLDKGLAIIEECFSEL, encoded by the coding sequence ATGAGCAAGACTAACGCTGAACTGATGGCCCGTCGTACCGCAGCTGTTCCACGTGGTGTTGGCCAGATTCACCCGATCTTCGCCGAGTCCGCGAAGAACGCGACCGTGACCGACGTTGAAGGTCGCGAGTTCATCGACTTCGCTGGCGGTATCGCTGTACTGAACACCGGCCACGTGCACCCGAAAATCATCGCCGCCGTGACCGAGCAGTTGAACAAGCTGACTCACACCTGCTTCCAGGTTCTGGCTTACGAGCCGTACGTTGAGCTGTGCGAGAAAATCAACGCTCGCGTACCGGGCGACTTCGCCAAGAAAACCCTGCTGGTGACCACCGGTTCCGAAGCCGTTGAAAACGCCGTGAAAATCGCCCGTGCCGCCACTGGCCGCGCTGGCGTGATCGCCTTCACCGGTGCTTACCACGGTCGCACCATGATGACCCTGGGCCTGACCGGTAAAGTCGTGCCTTACTCGGCCGGCATGGGCCTGATGCCAGGCGGCATCTTCCGCGCGTTGTATCCGAACGAACTGCACGGCGTGAGCATCGACGACTCGATCGCTTCCATCGAACGCATCTTCAAGAACGACGCCGAGCCGAAAGACATCGCCGCGATCATCATCGAGCCTGTGCAGGGTGAAGGTGGTTTCTACGTCGCACCGAAAGAATTCATGAAGCGTCTGCGCGCCCTGTGCGACCAGCACGGCATCCTGCTGATCGCTGACGAAGTGCAGACCGGCGCTGGCCGTACCGGCACGTTCTTCGCCATGGAACAGATGGGCGTTGCTGCCGACCTGACCACTTTCGCCAAATCCATCGCTGGCGGCTTCCCGCTGGCCGGTGTGTGCGGCAAGGCCGAATACATGGACGCCATCGCTCCAGGCGGCCTCGGCGGAACCTACGCCGGTAGCCCGATCGCATGCGCCGCGGCCCTGGCCGTGATGGAAGTGTTCGAAGAAGAAAAACTGCTGGACCGCTGCAAGGCTGTCGGCGAGCGTCTGGTCACTGGCCTGAAGGCTATCCAGGCCAAGTACCCGGTGATCGGTGAAGTCCGTGCCCTGGGCGCGATGATCGCAGTCGAGCTGTTCGAAAACGGCGACAGCCACAAGCCAAACCCGACTGCAGTCGCTGCTGTCGTGGCCAAGGCGCGTGACAAGGGTCTGATCCTGCTGTCCTGCGGCACCTACGGCAACGTTCTGCGCGTCCTGGTACCGCTGACCTCGCCGGACGAGCAACTGGACAAGGGCCTGGCGATCATCGAAGAGTGCTTCTCGGAGCTGTAA
- a CDS encoding GGDEF domain-containing protein, with translation MVNNNQKDSSPPQWPEAAQTLMALMHAQGEVARLSEREQLFSSLLVSVNAVLWAFNWETREVLYVSPAYERIFGRSAGLLLADYNQWRDSIYPDDLEYAERSLAEVLHKGAVEDREYRIIAADGQVRWISDKCFINRQDEPGQPVIIVGIAEDITDKKQMETELQRLATTDVLTQSSNRRHFFECAHREFEDARLQGAPLAFLLLDIDDFKVINDTYGHPEGDNVLQRIAECGRASLRRGDLFGRIGGEEFAAVFPGCAPDMAMQVAERLQREIQRLSFNHADQTFGITVSQGLTSLTPEDESLDTLFARADAAMYEAKRQGKNRIISA, from the coding sequence ATGGTCAACAACAATCAAAAAGACTCATCCCCTCCCCAGTGGCCCGAAGCCGCGCAAACCCTGATGGCATTGATGCACGCCCAGGGCGAAGTCGCCCGACTGAGCGAACGCGAGCAGCTGTTCAGCTCGCTGCTGGTCAGCGTCAACGCCGTGCTTTGGGCCTTCAACTGGGAAACCCGTGAGGTGCTGTACGTCAGCCCGGCTTATGAACGGATCTTCGGCCGCTCGGCCGGCCTCTTGCTGGCGGACTACAACCAGTGGCGCGACAGCATCTACCCGGACGATCTGGAATACGCCGAACGCAGCCTCGCCGAAGTGCTGCACAAAGGCGCCGTGGAAGACCGCGAATACCGGATCATCGCCGCTGACGGCCAGGTGCGCTGGATCAGCGACAAGTGCTTCATCAACCGTCAGGACGAACCGGGGCAACCGGTGATCATCGTCGGTATCGCCGAAGACATCACCGACAAGAAGCAGATGGAGACCGAGCTGCAACGCCTGGCCACCACCGATGTGCTGACCCAGAGCAGCAATCGCCGGCACTTCTTCGAATGCGCCCACCGCGAGTTCGAAGACGCCCGCCTGCAAGGGGCGCCACTGGCGTTCCTGTTGCTGGACATCGATGACTTCAAGGTGATCAACGACACCTACGGCCACCCGGAAGGCGACAACGTGTTGCAACGGATCGCCGAATGCGGTCGTGCCTCGTTGCGCCGGGGAGACCTGTTCGGGCGGATTGGCGGTGAGGAATTTGCTGCGGTTTTTCCGGGCTGTGCGCCGGACATGGCGATGCAGGTGGCCGAACGGCTGCAACGGGAAATCCAGCGGCTGAGCTTCAATCACGCCGATCAGACGTTCGGCATCACCGTCAGCCAGGGCCTGACCAGCCTCACCCCGGAAGACGAAAGCCTCGACACCCTGTTCGCCCGCGCGGACGCGGCGATGTACGAGGCAAAACGGCAGGGCAAGAACCGGATCATTTCCGCCTGA
- the dibA gene encoding phosphodiesterase DibA yields MSATYRDALRAALLYLVLAVVWLQGTGYLLNSFFDNSDELLRWQLINGYVFVALSAGLIFLARARLFECLGIGARLRERQADRERLRQAAAVFDCTREGVLVTDRQGLIVHVNRAFMEITGYQREEVIGQQPSLFKSGHHPPGFYQAMFATLQAQDEWSGEIWNRRKSGEIYPQWQTIRVIRDEDGRLSHYVAVFSDISAIKDSEHELKHLAHHDPLTDLPNRLLFSDRAEQALASAQTHKRGCALLMIDLDHFKLINDSLGHNIGDRLLKAVAARLQALFGPGITLARLGGDEFAVLLESCPQPAQAAALAQRILDALKEPFCLDGHELFINASLGISLFPSDALSAEQLLRNADAALFKAKSSGRNGYALYTEELTAHAQQRVEIAFELRRALEQQELRVYYQPVHDLKTSRLIGVEALVRWEHPQRGLVSPAEFIPIAERTGLISEIDAWVMQQACRQMCQWQQAGVVLSFVAVNVSSRLFARRELYEQVAQVLHETGLDPAYLELEVTESAVMDDPEVALEQMHRLRELGIRLAIDDFGTGYSSLLRLKRLPVQKLKIDQGFVAGLPWDEDDAAIVRVIIALARSMGMQVHAEGIEQAEQAAFLLGQACDLGQGYWFGRPVPDAQIDWNRAPLIG; encoded by the coding sequence ATGTCTGCCACTTACCGCGATGCCTTGCGTGCAGCGCTGCTTTACCTGGTCCTTGCCGTTGTCTGGCTGCAAGGTACTGGTTATTTATTGAACAGTTTCTTCGATAACTCTGACGAACTGTTGCGCTGGCAACTGATCAACGGCTACGTGTTTGTTGCGCTCAGCGCCGGGTTGATCTTCCTGGCCCGGGCGCGGCTGTTCGAATGCCTGGGCATCGGTGCCCGCCTGCGTGAACGCCAGGCGGATCGCGAACGCCTGCGTCAGGCCGCTGCGGTATTCGATTGCACCCGTGAAGGCGTGCTGGTCACGGATCGGCAGGGGCTGATCGTGCACGTCAATCGTGCCTTCATGGAAATCACCGGTTATCAGCGCGAGGAAGTCATTGGCCAGCAGCCCAGCCTGTTCAAGTCCGGACACCATCCGCCGGGTTTTTATCAGGCGATGTTCGCCACGTTGCAGGCGCAGGACGAGTGGAGCGGTGAAATCTGGAATCGCCGCAAAAGCGGCGAGATCTACCCGCAGTGGCAGACGATCCGGGTGATCCGCGATGAGGACGGTCGGCTCAGCCACTACGTCGCGGTGTTTTCCGACATCAGCGCAATCAAGGATTCCGAGCACGAGCTCAAGCACCTGGCCCACCACGATCCGCTGACCGACCTGCCCAACCGCCTGCTGTTCAGCGACCGCGCCGAACAGGCGCTGGCATCGGCGCAGACCCACAAGCGCGGTTGTGCGCTGCTGATGATCGATCTGGACCATTTCAAACTGATCAACGACAGCCTCGGCCACAACATCGGTGACCGTTTGCTCAAGGCGGTCGCCGCGCGTTTGCAGGCGTTGTTCGGGCCGGGCATCACCCTGGCGCGGCTGGGCGGCGACGAGTTCGCGGTCCTGCTGGAAAGTTGTCCACAGCCGGCGCAGGCGGCGGCGCTGGCTCAGCGCATTCTCGATGCGCTCAAGGAGCCGTTCTGCCTCGATGGTCATGAACTGTTCATCAACGCCAGCCTCGGCATCAGCCTGTTTCCCAGCGATGCACTGAGCGCCGAACAACTGCTGCGCAACGCCGATGCGGCGCTGTTCAAGGCCAAGAGCAGCGGCCGCAATGGCTACGCGCTGTACACCGAAGAACTCACCGCCCATGCCCAGCAACGGGTCGAGATCGCCTTCGAATTGCGTCGCGCGCTGGAGCAGCAGGAGCTGCGGGTCTACTACCAACCGGTGCACGACCTGAAAACCAGCCGTCTGATCGGCGTCGAAGCGCTGGTGCGCTGGGAGCATCCGCAGCGGGGCCTGGTGTCGCCGGCGGAGTTCATCCCGATTGCCGAGCGCACCGGGCTGATCTCGGAAATCGACGCCTGGGTCATGCAGCAGGCCTGCCGGCAGATGTGCCAATGGCAGCAGGCCGGGGTGGTGTTGTCGTTCGTCGCGGTGAACGTGTCGTCACGCTTGTTCGCCCGTCGCGAGTTGTACGAGCAGGTTGCGCAGGTGCTGCACGAGACCGGCCTGGATCCGGCCTATCTGGAACTGGAAGTTACCGAAAGCGCGGTGATGGACGATCCGGAAGTCGCGCTGGAGCAGATGCATCGTCTGCGCGAGCTGGGCATTCGTCTGGCCATCGATGACTTCGGCACCGGTTATTCGTCGTTGCTGCGACTCAAGCGCCTGCCGGTGCAGAAGCTCAAGATCGATCAGGGATTCGTCGCCGGCCTGCCGTGGGACGAGGACGATGCGGCGATTGTCCGGGTGATCATCGCCCTGGCCCGCAGCATGGGCATGCAGGTGCACGCCGAGGGCATCGAGCAGGCGGAACAGGCGGCGTTCCTGCTGGGCCAGGCCTGTGATCTGGGGCAGGGCTACTGGTTTGGGCGGCCGGTCCCGGACGCGCAAATCGACTGGAATCGGGCGCCCTTGATTGGTTGA
- the cysW gene encoding sulfate ABC transporter permease subunit CysW has translation MSQSSIAAASSANAARRGSATSRRILIGLGWLIFFLFLVLPLFIVVSQGLKNGLGAFFTAIFEPDALSALKLTVIAVLISVPLNLVFGVSAAWCVSKYSFRGKSMLVTLIDLPFSVSPVIAGLVYVLMFGAQGLFGPWLQDHDIQIVFALPGIVLATIFVTVPFVARELIPLMQEQGTQEEEAARLLGANGWQMFWHVTVPNIKWGLIYGVVLCTARAMGEFGAVSVVSGHIRGVTNTLPLHVEILYNEYNHVAAFAVASLLLILALFILLLKQWSENRINRLRASAAEE, from the coding sequence ATGTCCCAATCGTCTATTGCGGCCGCTTCCTCGGCCAACGCCGCCCGCCGTGGCAGTGCCACTTCGCGGCGGATCCTGATCGGCCTCGGCTGGCTGATTTTCTTCCTGTTTCTGGTGCTGCCGCTGTTCATCGTGGTGTCGCAGGGATTAAAGAACGGTCTCGGCGCATTCTTCACCGCGATCTTTGAACCGGATGCCCTGTCGGCGCTGAAACTCACTGTGATCGCGGTGCTGATTTCGGTGCCGCTGAACCTGGTGTTCGGCGTCAGCGCCGCGTGGTGCGTGAGCAAATACTCGTTCCGTGGCAAGAGTATGCTGGTGACGCTGATCGACCTGCCATTCTCGGTGTCGCCGGTGATCGCGGGTCTGGTCTACGTGTTGATGTTCGGCGCCCAGGGCCTGTTCGGGCCGTGGCTGCAGGATCACGACATCCAGATCGTCTTCGCCCTGCCGGGCATCGTGCTGGCGACGATCTTCGTCACCGTGCCGTTCGTGGCCCGTGAGCTGATCCCGCTGATGCAGGAACAAGGCACTCAGGAAGAGGAAGCTGCGCGCCTGCTCGGCGCCAACGGCTGGCAGATGTTCTGGCACGTGACCGTCCCCAACATCAAATGGGGCCTGATCTATGGCGTGGTGCTGTGTACCGCGCGGGCCATGGGTGAGTTCGGTGCGGTGTCGGTGGTCTCCGGGCACATTCGCGGGGTGACCAACACCTTGCCGCTGCACGTCGAGATCCTCTACAACGAATACAACCACGTGGCCGCGTTCGCCGTGGCGAGCCTGCTGCTGATCCTGGCGCTCTTCATCCTGCTGCTCAAGCAGTGGAGCGAAAACCGTATCAACCGCCTGCGCGCCAGCGCCGCGGAGGAATAA
- the desA gene encoding delta-9 fatty acid desaturase DesA has translation MWYEGFLGLSAWSLVAVTLVMTHVTIVAVTVYLHRYSAHRSLELNAGLKHFFRFWLWLTTAQNTREWTAIHRKHHAKCETEDDPHSPVVKGLSTVLRKGAELYREEAQNPETLRIYGKNCPEDWIERNLYSRYRLLGVAIMAVVDLLLFGTIGITIWAIQMMWIPVWAAGVVNGLGHAVGYRNFECRDAATNLVPWGILIGGEELHNNHHTYPNSAKLSVKKWEFDLGWAWIQVFSFLRLAKVQRVAPIAHRVEGKGSLDMDTAMAILNNRFQIMAQYRKLVIGPLVKQELAKVDHSVRHQFHRAKRLLSRETSLLEDRHHARIQNMLEHSQALKVIYEKRLALQQIWVKTSANGHDMLAAIKEWVHEAEASGIQSLREFADQLKTYSLRPAAA, from the coding sequence ATGTGGTACGAAGGTTTTCTTGGCTTGTCGGCCTGGTCACTGGTTGCCGTCACCCTGGTGATGACCCACGTGACGATCGTTGCCGTCACGGTCTACTTGCACCGCTACTCGGCCCATCGCTCTCTGGAGCTGAATGCCGGCCTTAAGCATTTCTTCCGTTTCTGGCTGTGGCTGACCACGGCGCAGAACACCCGCGAGTGGACCGCCATCCACCGCAAACACCATGCCAAATGCGAAACCGAAGATGATCCGCACAGTCCGGTCGTCAAGGGTCTGTCCACCGTCCTGCGCAAAGGCGCCGAGCTGTATCGCGAAGAAGCGCAGAACCCGGAAACCCTGCGCATCTATGGCAAGAACTGCCCCGAAGACTGGATCGAGCGCAACCTCTACAGCCGCTACCGGCTGCTGGGCGTGGCGATCATGGCAGTGGTCGACCTGCTGCTGTTCGGCACCATCGGCATCACCATCTGGGCGATCCAGATGATGTGGATTCCGGTCTGGGCGGCCGGCGTGGTCAACGGTCTCGGCCATGCCGTCGGCTACCGCAACTTCGAATGCCGCGACGCGGCGACCAATCTGGTGCCATGGGGCATCCTGATCGGCGGCGAAGAACTGCACAACAACCATCACACCTACCCCAACTCGGCCAAGCTGTCGGTCAAGAAGTGGGAGTTTGACCTGGGCTGGGCCTGGATCCAGGTCTTCAGCTTCCTGCGTCTGGCCAAGGTCCAGCGGGTCGCGCCGATTGCCCACCGCGTCGAAGGCAAGGGCAGCCTGGACATGGACACCGCCATGGCGATCCTCAACAACCGCTTCCAGATCATGGCCCAGTACCGCAAGCTGGTGATCGGGCCGCTGGTCAAGCAGGAACTGGCGAAGGTCGATCATTCGGTACGTCACCAGTTCCACCGGGCCAAACGCCTGCTTTCGCGGGAAACCAGCCTGCTGGAAGATCGCCACCACGCGCGCATCCAGAACATGCTCGAGCACAGCCAGGCGCTGAAGGTAATCTACGAGAAACGCCTGGCCCTGCAGCAGATCTGGGTCAAGACCAGCGCAAATGGTCATGACATGCTCGCCGCCATCAAGGAATGGGTACACGAGGCCGAGGCCAGTGGCATCCAGTCCCTGCGTGAATTCGCCGACCAGTTGAAAACCTACTCGCTGCGCCCTGCCGCCGCCTGA